From a region of the Victivallis lenta genome:
- a CDS encoding zinc finger-like domain-containing protein, with the protein MNKQTNQPAEKKKNPLSAIIIVLVVLAVLGAAAMIGMRIPDTMELERKMDVAAASINADGVTALAAAIEQHPQAANLADARRLADEMIKVAIDEATAATDYRTLEAFTAALKENTAWKPYATEENQKKLADAWAETLRRMQKDQDQLNELKAVAARIVNAPALVPADIGAVADFRLPVGLAGSEETRIAAVYAAAIALKAQDLADSTLALAADKEKVRAGTEEPCEECGRQGTVPCQSCVRNPGKCPSCNGTGVMKATKLVGKKFESVDQPCTRCDGSGQCAACKGTGKRECFYCKGTTKRVNTQLAVRSMKENLKQLIADIDRQGAELERLKAAAAR; encoded by the coding sequence ATGAACAAGCAGACGAATCAGCCAGCGGAGAAGAAGAAAAATCCGCTTTCCGCCATTATCATTGTCCTTGTCGTCCTCGCCGTGCTCGGGGCCGCCGCCATGATCGGCATGAGAATTCCGGACACGATGGAGCTCGAACGGAAGATGGACGTCGCCGCGGCATCGATCAACGCGGACGGCGTCACCGCGCTCGCGGCCGCGATCGAACAGCATCCGCAGGCCGCGAACCTCGCCGACGCCAGACGGCTCGCCGACGAGATGATCAAGGTCGCCATCGACGAAGCGACCGCCGCGACCGACTACCGCACGCTCGAAGCCTTCACCGCCGCGCTGAAGGAGAACACCGCCTGGAAGCCGTATGCGACCGAAGAAAACCAGAAGAAACTTGCCGACGCATGGGCCGAAACGCTCCGGCGCATGCAGAAGGATCAGGATCAGCTCAATGAGCTCAAAGCCGTCGCCGCCCGGATCGTGAATGCTCCGGCTCTCGTGCCTGCCGACATCGGCGCCGTGGCCGACTTCAGACTCCCGGTCGGGCTCGCCGGTTCCGAGGAAACCCGGATCGCCGCGGTCTATGCCGCCGCGATCGCCCTGAAGGCGCAGGATCTCGCGGATTCCACGCTTGCCCTGGCGGCCGACAAGGAGAAGGTCCGGGCCGGCACCGAAGAGCCGTGCGAAGAGTGCGGCAGGCAGGGTACGGTCCCGTGCCAGAGCTGCGTCCGCAATCCCGGCAAATGCCCGTCCTGCAACGGTACCGGAGTCATGAAAGCCACGAAGCTCGTCGGCAAGAAGTTCGAATCGGTCGATCAGCCCTGCACGCGCTGCGACGGTTCCGGCCAGTGCGCGGCCTGCAAAGGCACCGGCAAGCGGGAATGCTTCTACTGCAAGGGAACGACGAAACGGGTCAACACCCAGCTCGCGGTCCGGAGCATGAAGGAGAACCTCAAACAGCTCATTGCCGACATCGACCGGCAGGGA